The following proteins come from a genomic window of Limosilactobacillus reuteri:
- the ltrA gene encoding group II intron reverse transcriptase/maturase — MRQSQKTEQQADRLSRIGLENRKYTRARSTGYGEGKGMSVTIQDLVLDRNNLNQAYLRVKRNKGAAGVDDMTVNDLLPYLRENKTELIASLREGKYKPAPVKRVEIPKPNGGVRRLGIPTVVDRMVQQAVAQILTPIFERIFSDNSFGFRPHRGAHDAIEKGVDLYNQGYRRVVDLDLKAYFDNVNHDLMIKYLQQYIDDPWTLRLIRKFLTSGVLDHGLFAKSEKGTPQGGPLSPLLANIYLNELDKELTRRGHHFVRYADDCNIYVKSQRAGERVMRSITQFLEKRLKVKVNPDKTKVGSPLRLKFLGFSLGIDHIGAYARPAKQSQQRVKKALKLLTKRNRGISLTRMFEEIHRKMRGWLQYYSIGKLTNFIQRLDKWLRVRIRQYIWKQWKKFKTKVTNLQKLGLSHHDAYVFASTRKGYWRTAHSKTLSYSLTNRKLEQLGLMNMSKTLQSIQCD, encoded by the coding sequence GTGCGACAATCGCAGAAAACAGAACAACAAGCTGACCGCTTGTCGAGGATAGGTTTGGAAAACCGAAAGTACACAAGGGCGCGTAGTACCGGTTATGGTGAAGGTAAAGGTATGAGTGTCACTATCCAAGACCTGGTCTTGGATCGCAATAACCTTAATCAGGCTTATTTGCGAGTTAAGAGAAATAAAGGAGCAGCAGGCGTTGATGATATGACAGTCAATGACCTTCTACCATATCTCAGAGAAAATAAGACGGAACTGATCGCTAGTTTGCGTGAGGGCAAGTATAAACCAGCTCCAGTCAAACGGGTAGAAATTCCGAAGCCTAATGGTGGAGTAAGAAGACTTGGAATACCAACGGTGGTGGACCGAATGGTTCAACAAGCTGTAGCCCAAATTCTTACGCCTATCTTTGAGCGTATTTTCTCTGATAATAGCTTTGGCTTCCGTCCCCACCGTGGGGCCCATGACGCTATTGAAAAAGGAGTAGATCTTTATAATCAAGGTTATCGAAGAGTTGTCGACTTAGACCTAAAAGCCTATTTTGATAACGTTAATCATGACTTGATGATTAAGTATCTCCAACAATATATTGATGACCCATGGACACTAAGACTCATTCGTAAGTTTCTAACTAGCGGAGTCTTAGACCATGGGCTTTTCGCTAAGAGTGAAAAAGGAACCCCACAAGGAGGGCCATTGTCACCACTACTGGCGAACATCTATCTAAATGAGTTGGACAAAGAGTTGACTAGACGTGGTCACCACTTTGTGCGCTATGCGGATGATTGTAACATCTATGTTAAAAGTCAACGAGCCGGAGAACGAGTAATGCGAAGCATTACCCAGTTTCTAGAAAAGCGCTTGAAAGTTAAAGTGAACCCAGATAAAACCAAAGTCGGTAGCCCGCTACGGTTGAAGTTTCTTGGCTTTTCGTTGGGTATAGACCACATTGGGGCCTACGCCCGTCCAGCTAAACAATCGCAACAACGAGTAAAGAAAGCACTGAAGTTATTAACTAAACGTAATCGTGGAATATCTCTGACAAGAATGTTTGAAGAAATTCATCGAAAAATGCGTGGGTGGCTTCAGTACTACTCAATTGGGAAACTAACTAACTTTATTCAACGCCTTGACAAGTGGTTGAGGGTCCGAATAAGGCAGTATATTTGGAAGCAATGGAAAAAGTTTAAAACTAAGGTAACTAACTTACAGAAGTTGGGGCTGTCCCATCATGATGCATATGTCTTCGCTAGTACCCGAAAGGGCTACTGGCGAACTGCACATAGTAAGACCTTGAGCTATTCTCTAACTAATAGAAAACTGGAACAACTCGGACTTATGAATATGTCCAAGACGCTCCAGTCAATTCAATGTGATTAA
- a CDS encoding SLC45 family MFS transporter, with translation MSQEKSAGAGLPTLSKSTIWMINFGFLGVQTAFTLQSSQMSRIFQTIGADPNNLGWFFILPPLAGLIVQPIIGYYSDRTWAPKLGGRRLPYLLLGMIVAVIVMILLPNSGSFGFGYGSLAALWFGAITVALLDLSSNVAMQPFKMMVGDMVNDDQKSYAYGIQSFLSNTGAVLAAVFPFILAAWFGVRNTAKRGVVPDSVIIAFYVGAALLVVTSLFTVFRVHEYDPATYAKYHGITEDDNKEGGNWLTLLKHAPKAFWTVTLVQFFCWFAFQYLWTYSAGAIAKNVWNTVDATSAGYQAAGNWYGVLAAVQSIAAVIWSYVLAKVPNKYHKLGYGGSLLLGALGFISVFFIHNQWVLIISYTLVGIAWAAMNTYPLTIVTNALTGKHMGTYLGLFNGSICFPQIVASLLSFALFPLFGHSQVHMFILAGIVMALGALSVATIKETYAE, from the coding sequence ATGAGTCAAGAAAAGTCCGCGGGGGCTGGATTACCTACTCTCTCAAAGAGTACCATCTGGATGATCAACTTTGGATTCCTTGGTGTTCAGACAGCTTTTACTCTGCAGAGTTCTCAAATGAGTCGGATTTTCCAAACTATTGGGGCCGACCCTAACAACCTTGGCTGGTTCTTCATCTTACCACCATTAGCTGGTTTGATTGTTCAACCAATCATTGGTTATTATTCAGACCGTACATGGGCACCAAAATTAGGTGGTCGGCGGTTACCATACTTACTATTGGGAATGATTGTGGCTGTTATCGTTATGATTTTACTTCCTAATTCAGGAAGTTTTGGTTTCGGGTATGGTTCGCTTGCTGCGCTTTGGTTCGGTGCAATTACTGTTGCTTTGCTTGACCTATCATCAAATGTGGCAATGCAGCCATTTAAGATGATGGTTGGTGACATGGTTAATGATGACCAAAAGAGTTATGCCTATGGGATTCAAAGTTTCTTATCTAACACTGGTGCTGTGTTAGCTGCTGTTTTCCCATTTATCTTAGCTGCTTGGTTTGGAGTTCGTAACACTGCTAAACGAGGAGTTGTTCCAGATTCCGTTATTATTGCCTTCTACGTTGGAGCAGCATTGTTAGTTGTTACTAGTTTGTTTACAGTTTTTCGGGTTCATGAATATGATCCAGCAACTTACGCAAAGTATCATGGTATTACTGAAGATGACAACAAAGAAGGTGGAAACTGGCTTACGCTTTTGAAGCACGCTCCAAAAGCATTCTGGACAGTTACCCTTGTTCAATTCTTCTGCTGGTTCGCCTTCCAATACCTCTGGACATACTCAGCTGGTGCTATTGCCAAAAATGTTTGGAATACTGTTGATGCTACTTCTGCTGGTTACCAAGCTGCTGGTAACTGGTACGGTGTTCTTGCTGCTGTTCAATCAATCGCTGCGGTTATCTGGTCATATGTTTTAGCTAAGGTACCAAACAAGTACCACAAGCTCGGTTATGGTGGTAGCCTTCTTCTCGGGGCCCTTGGATTTATTTCCGTCTTCTTTATTCACAACCAATGGGTATTAATTATTTCTTACACATTAGTTGGTATTGCTTGGGCTGCGATGAACACTTACCCATTAACAATCGTCACAAACGCATTGACTGGTAAGCATATGGGTACATACCTTGGATTATTCAACGGTTCAATTTGTTTCCCACAGATTGTTGCTTCATTATTGAGTTTTGCTTTATTCCCATTATTTGGACACTCACAAGTTCACATGTTTATCCTTGCTGGTATTGTAATGGCTCTTGGTGCTCTTTCAGTTGCCACCATCAAGGAAACTTATGCTGAATAG
- a CDS encoding glycoside hydrolase family 65 protein — translation MKRTFDIAPWHVATHKWDPQDKRLQESMTSLANENLGMRGFFEEGYSGDHMEGIYLGGVWFPDKTRVGWWKNGYPKYFGKMINAVNFMKLIIKVNGEQLDLAKQTPKDFKLDLDMKRGVLERRFAVEIGGTEMYFNFERFVSVTQKELVGQRLHIKNRGDSDAKVEITSMIDADVYNEDANYDEQFWNVLGKSADGEHAELTSMTKKNDFGTPQFIVGMKTTSKTNLDHVGDGTDEKHAYNTFAGTVAAGKEVNFEKRSIVMTSRDYDSQADIEKNLDVLGDQLDNQSFDDLLDPHIKEWADRWVKSDVEIEGDKGAQQGIRFNLFQLFSTYYGQDYRLNISPKGFTGEKYGGATYWDTEAYCIPVYLGVADPEVARNLLMYRYKQLDGAFVNAKEQGLDGALFPMVTFNGIECHNEWEITFEEIHRNGDIAFAIYLYTKYTGDKSYVLNEGAEVLTEISRFWADRVHYSQNKNKYMLHAVTGPDEYDNNVNNDWYTNLLCRWTLQYTLDILDQVDEKVAKKLNVSEDEKRKWKGIVDNMYLPYDKEKDIFPENDGFMDKDLTPVSEIPSDQLPLNQHWSWDKILRSPYVKQGDVIQGLWDFIDDFTKEEKKNNFDFYEQFTVHESSLSASVYSIIAADIGYEDKAVELYERSARLDLDNYNNDTSDGLHITSMTGSWLDIVQGFAGMRVRDGQLHYAPFLPKKWDSYQFRQMFRGRILKVKVDKHGTKIDLVSGDPITIDLDGKKLELK, via the coding sequence ATGAAACGTACATTTGATATTGCCCCTTGGCATGTTGCTACTCACAAATGGGACCCACAAGACAAGCGTTTACAAGAATCAATGACTAGTTTAGCCAATGAAAATCTTGGTATGCGTGGCTTCTTTGAAGAAGGTTACAGTGGTGACCACATGGAAGGTATCTACCTCGGTGGAGTTTGGTTCCCTGACAAGACTCGTGTTGGTTGGTGGAAGAATGGTTATCCTAAGTACTTTGGTAAGATGATCAACGCTGTCAACTTCATGAAGTTAATCATTAAGGTTAATGGTGAACAACTCGACTTAGCAAAGCAAACACCAAAAGACTTTAAGCTTGATCTTGACATGAAGCGTGGTGTCTTAGAACGACGCTTTGCTGTTGAAATTGGTGGTACTGAAATGTACTTCAATTTTGAACGTTTTGTTAGTGTTACCCAAAAAGAATTAGTTGGTCAACGTCTCCACATTAAGAACCGTGGCGACAGTGATGCTAAGGTTGAAATTACTAGCATGATTGATGCTGATGTATACAACGAAGACGCTAACTACGATGAACAATTCTGGAACGTTTTAGGCAAGTCTGCTGATGGCGAACATGCTGAATTAACTTCTATGACTAAGAAGAATGATTTTGGTACTCCACAATTCATCGTTGGAATGAAGACTACTTCAAAGACTAACCTTGACCACGTAGGTGACGGCACTGACGAAAAGCACGCTTACAACACATTTGCTGGTACTGTAGCTGCTGGTAAAGAAGTTAACTTTGAAAAGCGTAGTATCGTAATGACTTCTCGTGATTACGATTCCCAAGCAGATATTGAAAAGAACTTGGATGTATTGGGCGACCAACTTGATAATCAAAGTTTTGACGATTTACTCGATCCACATATTAAAGAATGGGCAGATCGTTGGGTTAAGTCTGACGTTGAAATTGAAGGTGACAAAGGAGCTCAACAGGGTATTCGATTCAACCTCTTCCAACTCTTCTCCACTTACTACGGTCAAGATTACCGTCTTAACATCAGTCCAAAGGGATTCACTGGTGAAAAGTACGGTGGTGCTACTTACTGGGATACTGAAGCTTACTGTATTCCAGTTTACCTTGGGGTTGCAGACCCAGAAGTTGCTCGTAACTTATTAATGTACCGTTACAAGCAATTAGACGGCGCCTTTGTTAACGCTAAGGAACAAGGACTTGATGGTGCATTATTCCCAATGGTTACCTTCAACGGTATTGAATGTCACAACGAATGGGAAATTACCTTTGAAGAAATTCACCGTAACGGGGACATTGCTTTTGCTATTTACCTTTACACTAAGTACACTGGCGACAAGTCATACGTTCTTAACGAAGGGGCAGAAGTTCTTACTGAAATTTCTCGTTTCTGGGCAGACCGTGTTCACTACTCCCAAAATAAGAACAAGTACATGCTTCATGCCGTAACTGGTCCTGACGAATACGACAACAACGTAAACAACGACTGGTACACTAACCTTCTTTGTCGTTGGACTCTTCAATACACCCTTGACATCTTAGACCAAGTAGATGAAAAGGTAGCTAAGAAGCTTAATGTTTCAGAAGACGAAAAGCGTAAGTGGAAAGGTATTGTAGACAACATGTATCTTCCTTACGACAAGGAAAAGGACATCTTCCCAGAAAACGATGGCTTCATGGACAAGGACTTGACTCCAGTTTCTGAAATTCCAAGTGACCAATTACCACTTAACCAACACTGGTCATGGGATAAGATCTTACGTTCACCATACGTAAAACAAGGTGACGTTATCCAAGGTCTCTGGGACTTCATTGATGACTTTACTAAGGAAGAAAAGAAGAATAACTTCGACTTCTACGAACAATTTACTGTTCACGAATCAAGTCTTTCTGCTTCAGTTTACTCAATTATCGCTGCTGATATTGGTTACGAAGACAAGGCCGTTGAATTGTATGAACGTTCAGCACGTCTTGACCTTGATAACTACAACAACGATACTTCTGATGGACTTCACATCACTTCAATGACTGGTTCATGGCTTGATATTGTTCAAGGATTTGCTGGTATGCGTGTTCGTGATGGTCAATTGCACTATGCACCATTCTTACCTAAGAAGTGGGATTCATACCAATTCCGTCAAATGTTCCGTGGTCGGATCTTGAAGGTTAAGGTTGACAAGCATGGTACTAAGATCGATCTCGTATCAGGTGACCCAATTACTATCGACCTTGACGGTAAGAAGCTTGAATTAAAGTAA
- the pgmB gene encoding beta-phosphoglucomutase, whose protein sequence is MKFEDLKGFAFDLDGVIADTARFHGQAWHQLADKVGTEWTPELADALKGVSRMDSLELILKAGGHENDYAQEEKEALATEKNDNYIKLVETLTPADILPGMKDFLDELKANGYHIVLASASKNAPKVLKYLQLTDYFEGIVNPANLSHGKPDPEIYQEAAKLMDLPADQVAGLEDAQAGIESINRAGELSIGFGADLQNADVKFDKTGDVSLAAIKAQMD, encoded by the coding sequence ATGAAGTTTGAAGATTTGAAAGGTTTTGCATTTGACCTTGACGGTGTTATTGCTGACACTGCTCGTTTTCATGGTCAAGCATGGCACCAATTAGCTGACAAGGTTGGAACTGAATGGACTCCAGAATTGGCTGACGCATTAAAGGGTGTTAGTCGGATGGATTCTTTGGAATTAATCTTGAAGGCTGGCGGCCATGAAAATGACTATGCTCAAGAAGAAAAAGAAGCTTTGGCAACTGAAAAAAATGATAACTATATTAAATTAGTTGAAACTCTAACACCTGCCGATATTCTTCCAGGAATGAAAGACTTCTTAGATGAATTGAAAGCTAATGGTTATCACATTGTATTAGCTTCTGCTTCTAAAAATGCGCCAAAGGTTCTTAAGTATTTGCAATTAACTGATTACTTTGAAGGAATCGTTAATCCAGCCAACTTAAGCCATGGTAAGCCAGATCCAGAAATTTACCAAGAAGCAGCTAAATTAATGGATCTTCCAGCTGACCAAGTAGCAGGACTTGAAGATGCCCAAGCCGGAATTGAATCAATTAACCGTGCTGGTGAATTATCAATTGGTTTTGGTGCTGATTTGCAGAATGCTGATGTTAAGTTCGATAAGACTGGCGACGTATCCTTAGCTGCTATTAAAGCGCAAATGGATTAA
- a CDS encoding GTP pyrophosphokinase family protein, translating into MSIYGPYEQILSNILSLTTDRIKELNQQTVQDKQPKLYEHLIARVKTSESMAEKCQRKGYPVSTESALRKCRNAVGIRIVCNFIDDIDRCLYQLRQADWCEVIKEKDYITNAKPNGYRSYHVIIDETVPYQDIEGNNPGHFYVEIQLRTIAMDSWASLEHEMKYKHNIKNPERIGRELKRCADQLASCDVQMQTIRQLINSSEEGE; encoded by the coding sequence ATGTCAATTTATGGCCCATATGAGCAGATTTTGTCAAATATTCTTTCCCTCACAACTGATCGGATCAAAGAGCTAAATCAGCAAACAGTGCAGGATAAGCAACCCAAACTTTATGAACATTTAATTGCCCGGGTGAAGACTTCCGAGAGCATGGCAGAAAAATGCCAACGAAAAGGCTATCCGGTCTCTACTGAATCGGCCTTACGAAAATGTCGCAATGCAGTTGGAATCAGAATTGTTTGTAATTTCATCGATGATATTGACCGTTGCCTTTACCAATTACGTCAAGCTGACTGGTGTGAGGTAATTAAGGAAAAAGATTATATTACAAATGCAAAGCCAAATGGGTATCGGAGCTATCACGTCATTATTGACGAAACAGTTCCATATCAAGATATTGAAGGAAATAACCCCGGACATTTTTACGTTGAAATTCAGTTACGGACGATCGCAATGGATTCATGGGCAAGCCTTGAACATGAGATGAAATATAAACATAATATTAAAAATCCAGAGCGAATTGGCCGTGAACTTAAACGTTGTGCTGACCAATTAGCATCATGCGACGTTCAAATGCAAACAATCCGGCAATTAATTAATTCTAGTGAGGAAGGCGAATAA
- a CDS encoding response regulator transcription factor: MRILVAEDEQQLSHVLSSAMTASGYQVDIATNGQEAIEQAKENAYDVIILDIMMPVKSGLEALREIRATGNRTYIMMLTAMGEEDDKVTGLDAGADDYLTKPFSLKELLARLRSRQRRDDSYQVDVLEFGDLTLNGNDQSLESRNSISLTNRENRLLQYFILNANKELSVNELISHVWDENGTVDQEDLWINICYLRQKLQAIQSQVTISGKKTGPFMIAC; encoded by the coding sequence ATGCGAATCCTTGTAGCAGAAGATGAACAGCAGCTATCTCATGTATTAAGTTCAGCGATGACAGCGAGTGGTTATCAAGTTGATATTGCTACTAACGGCCAAGAAGCGATTGAGCAGGCGAAAGAAAATGCTTATGATGTCATAATTTTAGACATCATGATGCCTGTTAAATCAGGACTGGAAGCATTAAGGGAAATTAGAGCAACTGGTAATCGCACGTATATTATGATGTTAACGGCAATGGGTGAAGAAGACGATAAGGTAACTGGTCTTGATGCCGGTGCTGATGATTACTTGACTAAGCCATTTTCGTTAAAAGAACTACTTGCTCGTTTGCGCTCCCGTCAACGCCGAGATGATTCTTACCAAGTAGATGTTCTTGAATTTGGTGATTTGACCCTTAATGGTAACGATCAATCGCTTGAAAGTCGCAATTCGATTAGTTTAACGAATCGGGAAAATCGTTTACTTCAGTATTTTATTTTGAATGCTAATAAAGAACTATCAGTAAATGAACTTATCAGTCACGTTTGGGATGAGAATGGCACCGTTGATCAAGAAGATCTCTGGATTAATATCTGTTATTTACGGCAAAAATTACAGGCAATTCAATCTCAAGTAACAATTAGTGGTAAAAAAACTGGACCGTTTATGATTGCATGCTAG
- a CDS encoding HAMP domain-containing sensor histidine kinase, translating to MIQRFRYKFIAISTAALLFVILTIVGSICTLTYYQSHQEIERVLTILVNNDGQIPRKGIRTTDNSQPQFSREGLHQYRYFAVLVDNKNQVTEVQDDHIATVTPQDARAMTDRLIRRKVHSEQLLYQGVNYAYKIRNKDGEKVIVFLDESLLMARTRSLMRTGLILGVIVLVLYTIVLTLYSRRAIRPIIEAEQRQKEFITNASHELKTPLTVISANNEMQEIINGENEWTASTKQQVTRLTKLINNLVSLARMQEQPTLTVVPVNVSQIAGDVASSFKSVISTEQKQFHVQIDEGLVANGDENMLRELLNILLDNANKYCDPQGEIDFTVASPNHSKNIVITIANSYKDGKSLDVKKFFNRFYRVDESHTQGKKAGFGIGLSMAQYIVKQFKGKITARYTNGKLAFIVTLKEVGK from the coding sequence ATGATTCAACGTTTTCGCTATAAATTTATTGCAATCTCAACTGCGGCATTATTATTTGTAATTTTGACAATTGTTGGCAGTATTTGTACCCTCACTTACTATCAATCGCACCAAGAAATTGAACGAGTATTAACGATTTTGGTAAATAACGATGGCCAAATTCCCCGAAAAGGGATCCGGACTACTGACAATAGTCAACCTCAATTTTCACGTGAGGGCCTTCATCAATATCGTTATTTTGCTGTACTGGTCGATAATAAAAATCAAGTAACGGAAGTGCAAGACGATCATATTGCAACGGTTACGCCGCAAGATGCCCGGGCAATGACAGACCGGCTTATAAGAAGAAAGGTGCATAGCGAACAGTTACTATATCAAGGGGTAAATTATGCTTATAAGATTCGGAATAAAGACGGTGAGAAAGTAATTGTCTTTCTTGATGAATCGCTTCTTATGGCCCGGACGCGATCACTAATGCGTACGGGGTTGATCTTAGGGGTAATTGTTTTAGTTCTGTATACCATTGTTTTAACCCTTTACTCCCGTCGTGCAATTCGGCCAATCATTGAGGCAGAACAGCGGCAAAAAGAGTTTATAACTAATGCAAGTCACGAACTAAAAACGCCATTGACCGTTATTTCAGCGAATAATGAAATGCAAGAGATTATCAATGGGGAGAATGAATGGACAGCCAGTACCAAGCAACAGGTTACCCGCCTGACAAAGTTAATTAATAACCTGGTGTCCCTTGCGCGCATGCAAGAACAACCGACGTTAACGGTGGTACCAGTAAATGTAAGTCAAATTGCTGGGGATGTGGCTAGCAGTTTCAAGAGTGTGATTTCAACCGAACAAAAACAGTTCCATGTACAGATTGATGAGGGCTTGGTGGCAAACGGTGATGAAAATATGCTGCGGGAACTGTTGAATATTTTGCTTGATAATGCGAATAAGTATTGTGATCCTCAGGGTGAAATTGATTTTACAGTGGCCTCACCTAATCATAGCAAGAATATAGTTATTACGATTGCGAACAGCTATAAGGATGGTAAAAGCCTGGATGTTAAAAAGTTCTTTAACCGCTTTTACCGGGTTGATGAATCGCATACTCAAGGAAAAAAGGCTGGTTTTGGGATTGGGCTTTCGATGGCTCAATATATTGTTAAACAATTTAAAGGGAAAATTACGGCAAGGTATACAAATGGTAAATTAGCTTTTATCGTGACGTTAAAAGAAGTAGGAAAGTAA
- the ltrA gene encoding group II intron reverse transcriptase/maturase, translating to MRQSQKTEQQADRLSRIGLENRKYTRARSTGYGEGKGMSVTIQDLVLDRNNLNQAYLRVKRNKGVAGIDDMTVNDLLPYLRENKTELIASLREGKYKPAPVKRVEIPKPNGGVRRLGIPTVVDRMVQQAVAQILTPIFERVFSDNSFGFRPHRGAHDAISKVVDLYNQGYRRVVDLDLKAYFDNVNHDLMIKYLQQYIDDPWTLRLIRKFLTSGVLDHGLFAKSEKGTPQGGPLSPLLANIYLNELDKELTRRGHHFVRYADDCNIYVKSQRAGERVMRSITQFLEKRLKVKVNPDKTKVGSPLRLKFLGFSLGIDHIGAYARPAKQSQQRVKKALKLLTKRNRGISLTRMFEEIHRKMRGWLQYYSIGKLTNFIQRLDKWLRVRIRQYIWKQWKKFKTKVTNLQKLGLSQHDAYVFASTRKGYWRTAHSKTLSYSLTNRKLEQLGLMNMSKTLQSIQCD from the coding sequence GTGCGACAATCGCAGAAAACAGAACAACAAGCTGACCGCTTGTCGAGGATAGGTTTGGAAAACCGAAAGTACACAAGGGCGCGTAGTACCGGTTATGGTGAAGGTAAAGGTATGAGTGTCACTATCCAAGACCTGGTCTTGGATCGCAATAACCTTAATCAGGCTTATTTGCGAGTTAAGAGAAATAAAGGAGTAGCAGGTATTGACGATATGACAGTCAATGACCTTCTGCCATATCTCAGAGAAAATAAGACGGAACTGATCGCTAGTTTGCGTGAGGGCAAGTATAAACCAGCTCCAGTCAAACGGGTAGAAATTCCGAAGCCTAATGGTGGAGTAAGAAGACTTGGAATACCAACGGTGGTGGACCGAATGGTTCAACAAGCTGTAGCCCAAATTCTTACGCCTATCTTTGAGCGTGTTTTCTCTGATAATAGCTTTGGCTTCCGTCCCCACCGTGGGGCCCATGACGCTATTTCGAAAGTAGTAGATCTTTATAATCAAGGTTATCGAAGAGTTGTCGACTTAGACCTAAAAGCCTATTTTGATAACGTTAATCATGACTTGATGATTAAGTATCTCCAACAATATATTGATGACCCATGGACACTAAGACTCATTCGTAAGTTTCTAACTAGCGGAGTCTTAGACCATGGGCTTTTCGCTAAGAGTGAAAAAGGAACCCCACAAGGAGGACCATTGTCACCACTACTGGCGAACATCTATCTAAATGAGTTGGACAAAGAGTTGACTAGACGTGGTCACCACTTTGTGCGCTATGCGGATGATTGTAACATCTATGTTAAAAGTCAACGAGCCGGAGAACGAGTAATGCGAAGCATTACCCAGTTTCTAGAAAAGCGCTTGAAAGTTAAAGTGAACCCAGATAAAACCAAAGTCGGTAGCCCGCTACGGTTGAAGTTTCTTGGCTTTTCGTTGGGTATAGACCACATTGGGGCCTACGCCCGTCCAGCTAAACAATCGCAACAACGAGTAAAGAAAGCACTGAAGTTATTAACTAAACGTAATCGTGGAATATCTCTGACAAGAATGTTTGAAGAAATTCATCGAAAAATGCGTGGGTGGCTTCAGTACTACTCAATTGGGAAACTAACTAACTTTATTCAACGCCTTGACAAGTGGTTGAGGGTCCGAATAAGGCAGTATATTTGGAAGCAATGGAAAAAGTTTAAAACTAAGGTAACTAACTTACAGAAGTTGGGGCTGTCCCAGCATGATGCATATGTCTTCGCTAGTACCCGAAAGGGCTACTGGCGAACTGCACATAGTAAGACCTTGAGCTATTCTCTAACTAATAGAAAACTGGAACAACTCGGACTTATGAATATGTCCAAGACGCTCCAGTCAATTCAATGTGATTAA
- a CDS encoding gamma-glutamyl-gamma-aminobutyrate hydrolase family protein — MHPRIAIPADTLTEATNIINERNAAFAPRPLIEAIIKSGGLPVILPSVAASLAPSYLDLFDGIIFAGGSDVDPTFFNEEPHQKLGPTYLKRDQFEISLATAAFNAGKPMMGICRGMQVLNVAFGGTLYQDLSENPHQTLKHSQDAPGNFSSHHVDTDKASRLFNLVGPRPYVNSRHHQSLNQITEPLHVTAWADDQVPEAVETINSDQILAVQWHPENMFKHYDYSRAIFADLIARAKKAVK, encoded by the coding sequence ATGCATCCACGAATTGCTATTCCTGCAGATACATTAACTGAAGCTACAAACATCATTAACGAGCGAAATGCTGCCTTCGCACCTCGCCCATTAATAGAAGCCATTATCAAGTCAGGAGGATTACCCGTTATTCTCCCTAGTGTTGCTGCTTCACTAGCACCATCCTACCTTGATCTTTTTGATGGGATTATCTTTGCTGGAGGAAGTGATGTCGATCCAACCTTTTTCAACGAAGAACCGCACCAAAAATTAGGTCCCACATATCTTAAACGAGATCAATTTGAAATTAGTCTTGCTACAGCTGCATTTAATGCTGGAAAACCAATGATGGGGATCTGCCGTGGAATGCAGGTATTAAATGTTGCGTTTGGCGGGACTTTATACCAAGATCTTTCGGAAAATCCCCATCAAACACTTAAGCATTCTCAAGATGCCCCAGGAAATTTTTCTTCCCACCACGTTGATACAGACAAGGCAAGTCGATTATTTAACTTAGTAGGACCCAGACCATATGTTAATTCACGTCATCATCAATCACTAAATCAGATTACTGAACCACTTCATGTAACGGCATGGGCTGATGATCAGGTGCCAGAAGCCGTGGAAACCATTAACTCTGATCAAATTTTAGCAGTTCAATGGCATCCAGAAAACATGTTTAAACATTATGATTATTCACGCGCTATTTTTGCTGACTTAATTGCTAGAGCGAAAAAAGCGGTTAAATAA